From Diadema setosum chromosome 5, eeDiaSeto1, whole genome shotgun sequence, the proteins below share one genomic window:
- the LOC140229066 gene encoding STAM-binding protein-like A, whose amino-acid sequence MVTQDPSQEPSQRVRLLAEHGSAITVDHAVPIRRYFRSGQEMIRMANVYYEENNWESAFVLYSKYMTIFVEKLPKHPGYKASRPEDLKNAKKNVKSAFPKAEDTKKKLQEKYAEEFKIWQAQEEQRRAEEAQRQAEEARRLEEERSRREAEEIARAEEEKQRLEAQNRNAVDEQQRELDEQKAALYQAKMAQEARDREMAERMKAAEIRQEQERQAEAQRRIAGAVVPPAVAAGAAMATGPASAGGLPPPPSYDAVSQGYGIKPPSHVLPSAPPPQPSPVNTPVPTVDRSLKVDRSTKPSGMLGIASTTANKYGLRDLFIPENTMQKFLTLANNNTVRNLETCGILAGSLARNAFTITHIIVPKQTSTSDSCTALNEEDIFDFVDNNALITLGWIHTHPTQTAFMSSVDLHTHCPYQLMMPEAIAIVCAPSHNETGFFSLTPDHGLNFIAKCTLKGFHPHPSHPPIYEEGAHCKLSNNIPSIKIADLR is encoded by the exons ATGGTAACCCAGGACCCAAGCCAGGAGCCGTCTCAGAGGGTACGCCTTCTAGCGGAGCATGGCTCTGCCATCACTGTAGATCACGCTGTGCCTATCCGCCGCTATTTCAGATCTGGGCAGGAAATGATAAGGATG GCAAATGTATACTATGAGGAAAATAACTGGGAGAGTGCATTCGTACTTTACTCAAAGTATATGAC AATATTCGTGGAAAAACTTCCAAAGCACCCAGGTTACAAGGCATCAAGACCAGAAGATCTCAAGAATGCAAAAAAG AATGTGAAGTCAGCGTTTCCTAAAGCAgaagataccaagaaaaaacTGCAGGAGAAGTATGCCGAGGAGTTCAAGATATGGCAAGCTCAGGAG GAGCAAAGGAGAGCAGAGGAAGCACAGCGACAGGCAGAAGAAGCCCGCCGCCTCGAGGAGGAGAGGTCTCGCCGGGAGGCGGAGGAGATCGCCAGGGCTGAGGAGGAGAAGCAGCGGCTCGAGGCACAGAACAGGAACGCCGTCGACGAGCAGCAGCGGGAATTAGATGAACAGAAGGCCGCCCTCTATCAGGCCAAGATGGCACAGGAGGCAAGAGACAGGGAGATGGCAGAGAGGATGAAG GCAGCTGAGATTAGGCAAGAACAGGAAAGGCAAGCTGAAGCACAGAGAAGGATAGCAG GTGCCGTTGTTCCTCCAGCTGTGGCTGCCGgtgctgccatggcaacagggccAGCATCAGCAGGAGGCCTGCCCCCACCTCCTAGTTATGATGCGGTGTCCCAGGGGTACGGTATCAAACCCCCCTCTCATGTCTTGCCTTCAGCGCCACCTCCTCAGCCTTCACCAGTCAA TACCCCAGTGCCAACAGTTGACAGGTCCCTGAAGGTGGACCGGTCCACCAAGCCCTCAGGAATGCTCGGCATCGCCTCCACAACAGCCAACAAGTATGGCCTGCGGGACCTGTTCATCCCCGAGAACACCATGCAGAAGTTCCTGACGCTCGCCAACAACAACACCGTGCGCAACCTGGAGACCTGCGGCATTCTAGCGGGATCGCTG GCTCGCAACGCCTTCACCATCACCCACATCATCGTGCCCAAGCAGACATCGACGTCGGATTCGTGTACGGCTCTGAACGAGGAGGACATCTTTGACTTTGTGGACAACAACGCACTCATCACACTAGGCTGGATCCAT ACACACCCGACCCAGACGGCCTTCATGTCCAGCGTAGATCTCCACACCCACTGCCCCTACCAGCTCATGATGCCAGAAGCCATAGCTATCGTGTGTGCACCATCCCACAATGA GACCGGCTTTTTCTCCCTGACGCCGGACCATGGTCTCAACTTCATTGCCAAGTGCACACTGAAGGGCTTCCACCCACACCCGTCGCATCCCCCGATCTACGAGGAGGGGGCCCACTGCAAGCTAAGCAACAACATCCCATCTATCAAGATTGCCGACCTTCGATAG